The following is a genomic window from Candidatus Thermoplasmatota archaeon.
CCTTTCACTTTTCTTTACATCTGCGGAATCGCTTTGCGATTCCGTACGATGTGACGGAGTTCTGTAGTAGAAAAGAGAAAGTGTTCGCGGGCTACGAAAGGCCGCAATCCTTATCCGGACTAGACTACAGGAGCTCAACCTCCAGAAATTACTCTTACAATTTCTAGAGTTTCTTCCTTGTCCAATACATCATCAATTGGTACTGGTGTATCGCCTCTTAGTACTATTACCGTGTCGGGATTCAAATTTAGTTTTTTAACTAAATCGTAAATTTTTGTATTTTTCGGTAGTTCTACTTCCTTTCGCTCTTTCTCAGGGGTTAAAATTACTTTAACCAGCATCGA
Proteins encoded in this region:
- a CDS encoding MoaD/ThiS family protein, with protein sequence MLVKVILTPEKERKEVELPKNTKIYDLVKKLNLNPDTVIVLRGDTPVPIDDVLDKEETLEIVRVISGG